The Nicotiana tabacum cultivar K326 chromosome 1, ASM71507v2, whole genome shotgun sequence genome segment GTAATTAGTTGTAATAGAATATGTATTGATATAATTAATTACCTTTAAAATGGGTAATTACTTTTGATTAGGTAGGTATATAGGGTAGTTTTCCCATAAATAAAATTGAGGCACAGACTCCCTTCAATTTTACACAATTTAAaggtgcttcttcttcttcttcttcttcttcttgatctTGAGCCTTGACTTTATACTGCTACACCAAAAGAACTACCAAACTGAGCTCCAAATTAGTTAATCCTATGGCTATGGCGTCTTCACTATTCATTTCAACTCCAATTCCAACTAAATCCATATCTAAACAAATACCCTTTTCttttccctcttcaaatcctatAATCCGTTCGTTTACCCACAAACCCTCGAGGAATTTGGTGGTTTCTTCTTCTGCAGCTGCAACAAATGCAATTGAAGCTGAACCACAAACATCTAACTCTGCTACTACTCCAGCAAAGTCACTTCCTTTTAGAGTTGGCCATGGATTTGACCTTCATCGATTGGAGCCAGGGTATCCTTTGATTATTGGTGGGATTAATATTCCTCATGATAGAGGCTGTGAAGCTCACTCTGATGGTACTTTTCACTTAAACTCATGCTCCTTTTATTCCAATTTCTTTGGCGCAATTACTAATTGGAgttaacttcttttctctcactaattttcaaaacatttaaaaacaaaaatgaacTACAGGAAATGGTAGTAATACTGAGTTTTTAAGTTTGGTACTATTTgtactaaaaaaacaaaaaacaaaaaatatttttaattataaaagttGTGATTTGCAGTACTACTCAATGTGCAGTTACcaaaaatgagaattttatttCGTGAAGATTAAGGAATCGTGATATTATTTGACAGCGttgttaaaaaataaatatttttagttATGAAAAGTCTGATTTATATGCTTTTTACTTAATTTTTGAATGAATTTTGTTTCGAGAAGATTAGAAAATCATTGATGTCCCTATCTGTTTGGCTCTCTTAATGTTTGTGTCAAAGAGGGTTTCTCTTTACtgcaaattttaaaatattataattgaacaaaatattatttatagcATGTAGTTGTATAAAATTTTAAGGGGAGGCTTGAAGCAACAATAATGTTGTCTCcgcgtgacctataggtcacgggtttaacccgtggaagcagccactaatgcttgtattagggtAGGCCCCGTTGGGTGCGGCCCTTTCCCAGACCTTGCATAAacgcgggatgctttgtgcaaAAGGCTGCCCTTTAGTTGTTAAAAATGTGGATTTTGTTTGGAGAAGATTAAGAAAAGTTGAAGTTAACTTTAAAAGTTAGATGTGCTGACCCTCGAACTCCTTCATTCTTTTTGGGATAGAAGGAGTACTTAGTTCACAACATATTCATATGGAAGTGATGAAGACTCGTTTTTGTGGTTCGAGAGactaattttgtttttgaattctTTTTCTTAGGTGATGTTTTGCTTCATTGTGTTGTTGATGCAATTTTGGGAGCTTTGGGGCTTCCTGATATCGGGCAGATTTTCCCGGACACTGACCCTAAATGGAAGGGTGCGCCTTCTTCGGTATTCATGGAAGAAGCTGTAAGTTGatactcttccttttcttttttttttgattgagtTCAACATTAACTTTCAGCCTCTTCAATGTGAAACCATGGTTACTTGTCCTTACTGTTCAGTTCAGAAGCTGGTTTTTAGATAAATGAAGCACCATCTCTATAACCACTGAGATGAATGTATTAGTATAATTAGTTTGCTGGAGTTCATATTGATCCCTGCATCATAGCAGTTCCCTCACTAATTACTTTCATGCCTCAAGTGTCATAAATTGGCACTTGGTTTGGTAAGTCTGCACTGTGAACGTCTATGCTTGAACCGGCTTTACCTAACTTTCACCAGTTATTACCTTTGACAACAGTTCTAGGTTGGACTGACAGTGACGCGGTATTGACActcattttcatttcttttctagtTTTGGGACTTGAAAAAAGTCATTTTCTAATCTTTGCATCTAGGTGAAATAAATGTGAGCTAAATTAAACAGTTTTATAAGCAAGAAAAAAATAATAGACCTGCCGGAGAAAAAATATGGATAGAGAGGAATCAGGGTTAGGAGTATCGATCAGAATGGAAAATACACTATCAAATTGGTATTCTTAGTCATGAGATCCGTAATCTTCCTCATGACACTCCTTGTTCTATTCTCTATTATGATCGGCTATTGGCAAATCTAATGACATGTCTGTAAGGTGGATAAAGTTTCCCCTGTTTATGATTATATGCAAAAAACTTAGCTGCTGGAGAGTATATAAACGAGTAACAATTTTCTTCTGCTTGTCCTGTATGCTCGCAATCCATATATGCACGAATTGTCCACCAAATTTTTTATATTTGGATCATGGTTTTCTTGAAAGAAAGTTGTATATGTTTAGCCTTAGCTAACAATCATTCATGTAAATATGGATTAAGATTGTAAAAGATGAGCTTAGGTTGTAGTCAATTGATATTCAATAGAAGCACCATCCTCCAATAAGATATGATAAATATATTCTTGCTTCTATAAAGAAAATGTTGCGGGCGGTTCTCATGAAAGAATCGATGGGATCTCTTATGGTTTATGATGTACCTGCAATTGGCGGTTGGTTGGGAAACCCGTGGTTGCAGGTTGACCGAGAGTTAATCTGGTAGAGCACCTTCTTCTTGCTGTCAGCCTGTAAGCGACCTTGTTCATCTGGGACTGAAAAAGTGCCTCATCCTAATTGTGATTGTATTTATCGACCGACTCCCTCACACTCATGCTACAGAGTGAAGAACAAAGCTGCACTGGCTCTGCCTTTTATTCTTTACTCTATATATTGTTCTT includes the following:
- the LOC107774746 gene encoding 2-C-methyl-D-erythritol 2,4-cyclodiphosphate synthase, chloroplastic-like (The RefSeq protein has 1 substitution compared to this genomic sequence) — encoded protein: MAMASSLFISTPIPTKSISKQIPFSFPSSNPIIRSFTHKPSRNLVVSSSAAATNAIEAEPQTSNSATTPAKSLPFRVGHGFDLHRLEPGYPLIIGGINIPHDRGCEAHSDGDVLLHCVVDAILGALGLPDIGQIFPDTDPKWKGAPSSVFMEEAVRLMHEAGYELGNLDATSILQRPKVSPHKEAIRANLCKLLGADPSVVNLKAKTHEKVDSLGENRSIAAHTVVLLMKK